Genomic DNA from Penaeus chinensis breed Huanghai No. 1 chromosome 21, ASM1920278v2, whole genome shotgun sequence:
ATTAAAAGGTGGCAGTAAAATCACAGAaattttcatacatttttattgGATTATGTTAGCAACACTGCTGAAACTGGATGGTCATGTTTGGAGGAGCATACATGTGCTACTACATATGCTACTGCAGCATCATATCCTTGTTCTAGTAATCTTTTAATTTAACATGGCAAAATCATTAAAAACAGTTATGGAAGTCCTCCTGCTTTGTATGGAATGGCAATCTGATTCGTATAACTTAAAATTATATCTCATAACAAAATACAGACTAAATTAATGGATAATTGtgagatttaaatatataataaagaatatagaGAATATCACACttcaatatataaatctatttaaaaaaataagaaaagaatatggGGAAAGTCAAATTCTATCTAATCTCTTTTGGTGAATAATGAGGTAGCACACACCTTATTTagtgaaagctttttttttttttccaactataCAAGAACAATTCCACTTTTTAGAAGGTAAGACAATCATATTAAGAAACAATATATACAAGTTGCAAAATGCAACATTTAAGATTTGATAAGCTCAAAACTAATACAGTTTTCTCCACATGTGACTAATgcataaaaaaatggggaattaTAATGAGCATGTCCGTCTAAACAccttttataatatatgtatatctagttcCTAAATCATCTTCACATGAAAAGTATTCTTAGGTGATTTAGGTGATTTTTAGGTGCAAATGCAGTTATAAAATAGGTCTGTTATATGCAATAAAATATGAAATGGTGAAATTTAActgtataataaaaaatgtacatttatatataaatcataagccTACTTGAGATCATCACAGGAAAAATCAGAACTAACAGAAATTCCAAGTTACACCAATTTCCTAATACAAGGCTGAATTCAAGACGTGCCTATAAATCTACAAATCACCAAAAGGATCATTAATGCAGTGCCATATTAGTGTTTACAGGTAGATAATTTTTTTCATGGGTTTACAGGTTGAATCACAAATGTATCATCTGAATTTTGATCATGAGAGCATAGGGTCTTAATCCATGTTCAAGTGTCTGACAGAATTAGTATACATTTtttcaacacaaaacaaaatctcTTGAAGAAATAAATTTAGTTTTGTATACTGCCATAAAATGCTCTCcagatatcaatatttttttactaaCTCGATTCAATATTCTTTACAAGCAAATCAAGTTCACTAAACATTCTTCTTTACTACAGAAAGTTGTAGAACTTTCCTGACAACAAAATAATGTACTTAACTTTATATAATACTGTTACAACATAGAGATGTGTCTGGctaaaatagacagacaaatacttTAGTTCACTGGAGGTTACAAGTATTTACAGTTATTTGTTTCAATTACAATATAAAAACAGCCATAATTCTTTTATATTTCATGAAGTTGAAAAtaaagctatgtgtgtgtgtgtgtgtgtgtgtgtgtgtgtgtgtgtgtgtgtgtgtgtgtgtgtgtgtgtgtgtgtgtgtgtgtaaaaaaaaaaaaaaatatatatatatatatatatatatatatatatatttatatacacatacatatatatatatatatatacatacatatatatatatatatatatatacatacatatatatatatatatatatatatatatatatatagagagagagagagagagagagagagagagagagagagagagagagagagagagagagagagagagagagagagagagagagagagatacacctatatagactgacagacagatatgtagatcgatatgtgtgtaatatctatctatctatatatttgtgtgtatatatatatgtgtgtgtgtgtgtgtgtgtgtgtgtgtgtgtgtgtgtgtgtaaatatatgcacgcgcacatatattcacacacacacacacacacacacacacacacacacacacacacacacacacacacacacacacacacacacacacacacacacacacaaacacacacaaacacacacaaacacacacacacacacacacacacacacacacacacacacacacacacacacacacacacacacacacacacacaaaggaaaaaaaactatatatctatatctatctagctatctatctgtctgcttctctatctatttaatgCCTCTGTGTGCTcgtgtacgtaagtatatataaagaagtataaatatttgtgtacatacacaaaaataggtATAAGCACATATATCACAACCATTCAAAATAGTTGAAATATAACTAATCTCTCTTTGTTCACCTTGTTTAATATAAAAATACTCCCTCCtactactataaaaaaaaaaaaaaaaaatgtttttgtaatGTCCTGTGTGCCTAGGAAAACAGTCCAAAATAAATGTAGATAAcaagattgttttttttgtttttttttggacaATGTGACCAAAATATCCTAATTTTCAGTCAATGAATTGATTTGAGTGCAAGGGTAATTCTTCTGCACAATCAAATTAGAAGGTACAATCCATAAAAATGCATGTAATAATGAGTAAGCAGAcatgaaaaggaggaaataaaagaaagagtgagaaataagcaatggaaacaagaaacaagaaaaagggagaaaaaggtgtTTACTGTATATATCCATCAAAGTTATGAAAAGATCACCTTTGAAACACAAGTACTTATTCAGGCCTATATAAAATCTATTGCCATTAGACTAATTATTACAAGGTATCTCCATTATGTTTACTAATATAAtccatctttattatatttactaatataatcCTGTTTCactatatttactaatataattgatttacttatttctcaatctaaaggtaaaataaatatttaagtaaCATAAAACATCAAACCACTGGCTGACTGGCTCCGAACCACAATAAGCTATCTTCATACAGACTAGCCACAGTAATGATAACTTGCATGATAATATATCTTTATGGCAAATAGCGTAAAGCTAATCGTAATACAAAATACTTTATTCTAGTTGAATAATTTGCATCTACTATTGTAAATTACTGCTAGTATGCACTACATTTTAGCAGTGGAGTCTTGCAATGAGTTAAGCCTAATAAAGCATTCAATTATAGGTAGAACAAACCAGCTCTAAACATCAACAAGAACATATtacaatgtatgtgtttatttcccTGCAATCATCAAAATATCATTCTGCTCATTTAAGAGACTAGTAATTCTTGTTACAAATCAtaattaaagaaattaataaatgaataaaataaaatcaaactcaAAAATGCCCATTTCAAATGTTGTAATAatgtgtagcaaagttatgaaaTCTAACACAAAATAGTTTTCTTTGAAACTAAAATTATTCCAATAAATAGCATAACCACAAcaaattttgtttctttctatcttgttTTCAAGTAAGAAAAATACAGTCTATTTCTTGAACAACTTACAGCACCCTTTTCCCTTAAAGCTTACTATTGATTTCCAGTAGAACCATAATCAGCTGAAGATATGGAAGCTGTGAGTGAATTCCTCTGACCCTGGGACTCAGGCTCTAGCACCCGCAGGTAGTCCTCATTCCCTCTATACAGAATGTAATGCTGAACCATGAAGAATATATCAAAGATGATTGAAAAAATCCCAAGTCCAAACTTGGTTGGATCCCCAAATATAGATCCCCAGTCATTATAATTGTAAGACAGGATGAACATCTGGGCTATGGAGAGTGATCCACCGGTGAAGTCTAGCAAGATATTGCCGATGCTCCAACCTGAAGTACTTTTCCTCCGGTAGTTGTAGTAGGCCTGTTGGTTAAAAATGTTGGTCAGAGAATTTTAACTGACATAATTTAATGTACTTACTCTATGCTAATAACTAAGAGACATTTGAAGATTAAATGCACACAAGTTTGAGGTATTAAttgttgtatttctctttttgtatctaAGGCATTTAGTATTCCTGTATTCACACTACAAATATCCTTCTAGCAAAGTAAATAGCAGTATTTTTTCTTCCTACAAACATTTCTTTAATTACCAACTACTCTATTATACACCTAAAGTCTTCCTTCAAATTTCTttgtaaaaatgtataataaaaacaaaaactcctGGTAATAAGTTCATAAATCTGACTTAATATTCCTGATATTAAAGACACACAAGCTAAATCCTCACAATGTATCAGGCAATGGAAATTTCATTATTAAAGACACACAAGCTAAATCCTCACAATGTATCAGGCAATGGAAATTTcataatacctatctatctccagttgatatatgcatgtaaaaatatcaaatgaaatgaagtcatcttattttcatcaagtaacattatatttattgtggACATTAAACTTCTTATAATTAAGAAATCCACCTTGAAGTAACAATCTGGCATTATGCATTTTAATCTGTATTTAAGCACCATCTTGATCATGTGggacaatatatttttataatttggaTCAGGGGAGTGATCTAGAAAAACTAATATTATGTTTAtaagaacacaaaataaacaatatttagtataagaaaatataatcttCCAAAAGTTAAGGCAAGCCAACAATTctctattaacccaatgccgacgggcatggcttgtacatacatgctatgcccattgtgagtttacttgtttaattgttttcacacataaattgctacacttgtactaagtcaccaatgaactaattacaagtactgcctgtctcacctgtttacccttttccttgatttatgaatatattttacggtatcttattttgctgtttataacattatagtaattataatgcttataataaaaataacaccatcgatattcatagcattagtaaaaaatatttttttcctgccaattcaacaAAAGGTGAAAtatggtaaggtcacaaggtctactaattgactcctttgtggctaagcactagcagagccatctatgtgcagaaacatttcacaaaaataaaaaaaatgagtacagcattttccccatttttttattaattttccccagcagcaatgggttaaagtCAACTGACTTTACTCAACACACATCTCCACTACAAATAACCTGGCAACACAGCTTGTAGGCCTCCCTTGTACTTTATCAAAAATATTGATCCAGTCTAGGCATTATTCAGCCAGAATATACATGGTAGAGATTTCTTTGCCTATATCTGAGAGTGATGTGTTAAGGCTACaatcctatttaaaaaaaaatcactgaaacaGTTCATCTAATCTACGAAAACTAAAATAATGGGAcctgaaatataaatatttttatgtcacaaatatacatgtgtcaaTAAATACTTTTTCCAAGTATcataatactcattattattcataGGTAACTATAGCTGAAATAATGAAACATGCAAATAGCAAAGTATTTCATAGGGTAGTGAATTTTCATGGATTGATTTTGCATTCAAACATACATTTTAACAGCAATTCTGACTAATAAAATATAGCAATACATACCTGTGGAATGTATTTGATAAGGGTGATGAAGAGCTTGACATATGACATGAAATAGAGAAAGTCGAGCCACTGGATAGCTGATGCAGCTCCCAGAATAGTCATGACTACTGAAGAGAGTGTGATTCCTGTCAGGATGTATCTGGCTGTCAAGGAAATTTGCTGGTCTCCACGGTCATATATAAAACACTGGAAGACTTGAATCCCGCATGCGAGGAAAGCGTGGAGTGAGAAGATGACATCATTCAGTTGCACGGGATTCACACCATAAGGATGTCTCTTGAAATAGTCTGCTTCTATGGAGGGTATCCAGTACAGACAAACATTGAAGAGACTGTACACAAAGAACCCCACAATATTTAAGGACAGAAAGTCAAAATGCAAGCCAATAACACTTTTTCTCTTCCAATTGGAATAGGTTTGTGGATAAAAGGACACTGACCATGCCACAAAGTACACCCAGCCGACCACATCACTTGCATAATTCGAGGGCATCTGAGTGGGACACTGATATTCGCATGAAGGCCTTAGACACATCAGTCATGTTGCCAGGCAGAGCTTTTGTGACTATGACACTGTGGCCTGCATTTTCTGCCATTAGGTTGAGAATAAATGTCTCGTTCAAGGCTCCAACCGGGAGGGTAATGTTTGGCAAAGGCTTTATCACATCTTTCTCCTGCACGAACATTAACGTCGTGTTTTCCTCTGCTTCCCCTGTCACAACGAGAGTTATATTGGTGCTCTCATGGTCCACGAGGAGAACGTCTTGCGAGGTGAATTTGCAGACAGATGTGACATTCCCATCATAGACATCCACCTGGATGAATTCAATGGCAGGTGTTTCGGCAGCTGTTCCAATTAGTAAGAAACACAAGTGTAAAGCCAACACTCGCAAGGAAGCTCCTGCTGAGGCTGAGGCAAAGGACGACGTGGCTGCCATGATGCCTTCAGGGGATTTACGACGCTAATTCTTCCTGGACTTACTGAACTGTGATCTGAGCCCTCTTCATGAACACACATACTGTCATGTGACTCATCGGGCGCAGGAGCGATAACACAACGCAACTTACACCTTAGACTTTACTACACCCCCATGTCAGCTGACTTTCTCGCTGTTTATCACCGGGTCGCGTACTAACTGAATTAACATTTTATATCTTTAGACTACAGGGaaggtatcattattactcttataattaatGTCAGAGATAATCATGAAGATATACTAGCATTGTGCTGGGAATCGTTGTTGGTGGGCTTTATAAAGAGGACGTTTTCAATTCCGGAAGTATGAACCGGATATAAATGACTGTGGATCTCTGCAGCTCTCCAAGGTTGCCAGTGAAGGCCATACTACATAATGTGACAATTTGCAACTGATGGAGCAATATTTTCAGATAGCTAGGGCAGAATCATTAGAAACATACCATTAAAgttacaagaaaacacacatttATGGTAACTATGTTGCCAGATAGGGTAATTTGTGTCAGTTACTTAAGCATGTTTACACTACGTATGTTTACACATGCATTACGTATGATAGCGTGCGtgctactatatatatgtgtgtgtgtgtgcgtgtgtgtgtgcgtgcgtgcgtgcgcgtgtgcgtgtgtgtgtgtgtgtgtgtgcgtgcgtgcgtgcgtgcgtgcgtgtgtgcgtgcgtgtgtgcgtgtgtgtgtgcgtgcgtgcgtgcgtgcgtgtgtgcgtgtttgtgtttgtgtttgtgtttgtatttgtgtttgtgtttgtgtttgtgtttgtgtttgtgtttgtgtgtgtgtgtgtgtgtgtgtgtgtgtgtgtgtgtgtgtgtgtgtgtgtgtgtgtgtgtgtgtaaaaatatgaatacatcACGATTTCCTGGTGGGACAAGTGAATGATGTGCCTCATGGGagacaaggtatatatataagtatagtataGAGTCCTGCTCGGAGATGCTCTTGGCAGCCAAGATGACTTCGTATCCTGTCaagataattttattttatgGCTCACAtgtattcttttccttttagacGATTATCTAATCCTTTATTCTAAGTACTAAAGTCAGTTTATGTCTGATGTATTCCAACATAaactttgatgataatattattagtattagagaGCAATTAAATTCAACGTGAAGCCACACAACTTTATATTGGAATATTAAGCAGTTAAAAAGCATAAACATTTATTTGTTAACTTAATTTTCTTCTATAATGAAGGAAACGTTTTGCGTTGATAATCTCAATTCCTGTATTGCTGCTATTTCATTAAATGTAGAAGCACtcattttatatttctctgtGTAGAAGGATTTATCAGTAGAATAACAACGTCAATGCACATAACAAacttaagatacatatataaaatatacagtgCAGTGTTTCCCATACATTTATTGGAAGCATgacttataattttcattaataatatttaagGATTTTTAGTTACTTTTACACAACTGTTTTTAACTGTATTGCTATAATCTAAATTTGTGATGTAATATTATTTAAACTTTTGTAggtttaacattttattttcttcatccttaCGACCCTCATAGATGTGATGCTGCGTTCGGACTGTTCGTCCAGCTCGTATGAGCGAGCAAACTCGTCGAGAGTTATCGATCTACTGATACAAATTATTTGtgctgcgcgcgcgcgcacacacacacacacacaaacacacacacacacacacacacacacacacacacacacacacacacacacacacacacacacacacacacacacacacacacacaaacacacacacacacacacacaattacctaATCATGTACCTGGTGGGTACTTGATTAAGTGATTCGCGTCCGTTTCCGCGTCGGTATCAAGAGCCTCACGTgttgaaaatgattataacataaGGCCTTCTAATGGTTCTGAGCGAGGGAAATTATGTTGtgaatgttttatataaataaactgattatatcatcacagataataataataataataatatatacacacacacacacacacacacacacacacacacatatatatatatatatatatatatatatatatttaagtaaacaTCGTAAATTTCGATCGTCCATCCACCCTTTTCATAATTTCATGTCTCTTCACTACTTGATCAGTATGAGAAATTTTCAAAAAGAAGTCCACTACATTTCTCTGTCGTACTCAATGTTCTTATTCGGTCGTTCTCTTCTTATAAATCCCCCTTGTGTTTCATATCTTTATGAATTCAAGTAACAATAACTTTTCGGTTCTAAGTTCAATATATAATCTATGTCCTTTGGTGTCATCTGGTAATGTTCTAACTCCCTAGTCGCGTTTCTCTGTTTATGCCACTCACTATGACCCAAAATGCCTTTTAggcagatagacagctagatgaatatgtaaatgattaACAGAAGAGAAGATAGGGAAGTTGTAAATTATTGGATAAATATAAGacgcgagtgtatatatatatatatatatatatatttatatatatacatacagtatatatacatatacacacgaacacacacacacacacatacataaacacacatacacatacatatatatgatatatatatatatatatgtgtgtgtgtgtgtgtgtgtgtgtgtgtatgtgtgttgaatataagtatatatatatatgcatacacatacacataaatatacacacatatatatatatgtgtgtgtgtgtgtgtttgtgtgcgtgtatacatacacatgtatgtatatatatgtatatttatatacatgtatatatatatatatatatgttatatctacatatatttatgtctaattatatatgtagacagatatagataaaggcaAAGTGAGGTAGTGCTTTGGTGATGACTGTTTATCGAATCACTTAGACCTGATTGGGTGTTTTGGTACAGGTGTGGCAGGATTGGTTCATTAGGAGTAaggtaaacaaaaaaactctAGTTGAATTATGAGTTGTTTATACACGTAGGTAAATGCTTCTGTCGGGTGTAAAGAAAAATGTTGGGTAGGTGAAAGGATTATTAGTTTGAttaaatagaaatggaaataaatgacAGGCGTGCTAAGAGTTTTTGGAATGACAGACAGGCAGccggagagacggacagacagacaaacacaaacacaaacattcacttACCAACCTATTGGCTCACTCACTCATCGCCcgtaaatacatttattaaatgtTCTGCTGATTTAACTTTTATCTGTAACATGAACATTGATGTGTTTACGTCAACGCACTCTATCTCATGACTGCAGTGCATGAACGTGAGCACATCGATGGTTTATAGATGGTTGTTTAAATCAGCAAAACAATAAACGGCATTAAGGGTAACTGGTCTGCGAGCACCTTTGGACGAACATTCCCTCAAATAATGGCTAATCCCTAAAACCTGACAATAGCAAGTATTAAGCCAGTACTAGGGATGGTCAATCTGTGACTAGCGTACAATAAGTAAAAGGAAGTGCAAGGGACGAAAGAGAATAGGCGAATTAGGTGAAATGATAGATAGGCTTACAGTATGAATTACGAAAAAGTTTGTGTTGGAAAAGAACAAGCATTGTTGAGAAGAAAAAGTGGGAACAGTgtatgtaaaaaaacaacaacaaaaaaacaaacaaacaaggtacTGGATATGGATACTGAAAAGATGAAGCAAGGAACAATATAATTATGGAAATCGACTTACAAAACAAGTTCAGTAACAATTTTAATAAGCCCAGGCTGATTAAAAATCTCTGTAtgcaacatatatttatttcttctgtatTATGGCACATTATACAATAATTACATATAACTtggcagtatataaatatataggtgcgATGTGTATCACAGCATTGTGCCCATGGGTATGTAGGTCAGTATTACGTACCTGTTTATAAACAAGATCATTTGTTAGTGCTGGTCCATAAATTCAAAACAGAATGGCTGAGTCGACCATGATTTCGTTACTCGTTGCCATATATAGGGCAGTCAGTATTTGTGGTACGATATCTCTGAATATTTGCAAGTGTTCCCATGTGAGTAATGTTGAAGTCGTATGATGCACCGTGTAAGATTTATTCAGTATCTATACATTATGATTTATGAGTTCGCGTTCACACACTTTTCCCTCTCCGCAGTATGGAATACATCTCATTGACATCTAAACTGTCAAAAATATACATGTCAGTCTTTTTGGTCAGagatatatatggcatatatatatataaaatgtatatgtatatatatatatattgtgtgtgtatgtatgtatgtatgtatgtatatataagtatatgtatatatgtatatctatatgtagatatgtacatacatacatacatatactgaatatatatatatatatatatatatatatacataaatatatatatatatatatttgtgtgtgtgtgtgtttacatatatatatatatatatatatatatatatatatatatatttgtgtgtgtgtgtttacatatatatatatatatatatatatatatatatatgtatatacatatatatacacacacacacactcataaacgtacacgtgtgtgtgttccgtaagtatgtatttgcacatatacacacatatatacacacaatgtgccgaaaaggtatgaatgaaaataaatatctccacaatataagagatatatgtaaccgaaatatatattcaattcaaatatat
This window encodes:
- the LOC125036484 gene encoding LOW QUALITY PROTEIN: cystinosin homolog (The sequence of the model RefSeq protein was modified relative to this genomic sequence to represent the inferred CDS: deleted 1 base in 1 codon): MAATSSFASASAGASLRVLALHLCFLLIGTAAETPAIEFIQVDVYDGNVTSVCKFTSQDVLLVDHESTNITLVVTGEAEENTTLMFVQEKDVIKPLPNITLPVGALNETFILNLMAENAGHSVIVTKALPGNMTDVSKAFMRISVSHSDALEYASDVVGWVYFVAWSVSFYPQTYSNWKRKSVIGLHFDFLSLNIVGFFVYSLFNVCLYWIPSIEADYFKRHPYGVNPVQLNDVIFSLHAFLACGIQVFQCFIYDRGDQQISLTARYILTGITLSSVVMTILGAASAIQWLDFLYFMSYVKLFITLIKYIPQAYYNYRRKSTSGWSIGNILLDFTGGSLSIAQMFILSYNYNDWGSIFGDPTKFGLGIFSIIFDIFFMVQHYILYRGNEDYLRVLEPESQGQRNSLTASISSADYGSTGNQ